TCGTGTCGAGAATCCGAGGAAGGAACGGCGTCACGTTGTAGTTCAGCAGCAACTCGGCGGACTCGATGGTTTGCCAGTGCTCGTGCCGTGGCGCCTCGGTCTCCTTAAGTTTGCGAAACACCTCGCCAGTCCGCGGGATTGGCCATACCGACAGTTCTTCGTGCGGCACCATCGTTGTCATTGGCCATATACCACCTTCGGCGGTGAGTCGGTTGCGTCGGTCGTCTAGAACCGCCTTCTCGTATTCGCGGAATCTGAGTTCGCCGTGGATTCGCTTCATGTTCATGTAGCCATCGATGACCGGCACGATCGAAACAATTGCTTTAATTCGCGGATCAATAGCCGCGAGGATGAGCACGTGTCCGCCGCTGTAGGAAATTCCCAGCACACCGATCCGGTGGGGGTCGACATCGTCTCGTGTCTCGACGTAGGTTATGGCGTTGCGATAGGCCGAGATCTGCTGCCACGGATCCAAATGTTGGCGACGCCGCCCGCCGCTCTCGCCGAACCCCGCGTAATCGAAGCTTAGGAACTGTATGTGGTTGTTTGCGGCTATGCGCGCTACGTAAGGAAGGACGATTTCTCTTACGTAGCACCAACCGCCGGCGGCCACGACGGTCGGTAGTGGCCCTTCTGCCTCGTCGGGCCGAAACATAGTTCCGACGAGAGTGTCTCCGTCGCTGGGGAATTCAACTCGTTGCTCCACTACCAACCTCTCGCTCAAGTGGCCGCTGCGGGGGTGCTCCGCCCGCTGAGGTTAGCGCCGAAGAACCGCATGACAGTGTCCGATTTTCAGGACTCTGTTGCCGAATCCGGTTTGCCGTCTCGCAACTGGGACACTTCGTTGCAGTCAAGTCCGCTTAGCGTCAGACCCCGTGATTCCGGAAGAGTTCCCACGGATCAGCAGCCGCGCTCGCAGGCTCTATGGCCGCCAAGAGATATGGCCGGACCGCCTGCTGGACAACTGGCTCGCTGAGGCCGCCGAGCGGTCGCCCCAGCGGGCGGCGGTGGTTGACGGCGATGTTCGATTGAGCTATCGAGAGCTAATTGAACGTGTCGACCGAGCAGCGGCGGGCTTACGGCGTCTGAGAGTCGGCCACGGAGAAGTGGTTTCGTTTCAACTCCCAAATTGGTGGGAGGCGTTAGTCCTGCATTTCGCGATCATCCGGATCGGCGCGATCAGCAATCCGCTGATCCCGATCCTTCGCGACCGCGAGCTGCAATTCATGCTCGGTGCCGCTCGAACAAAGGTTCTCGTCGTCCCTGGCACGTTCCGCGGCTACGATCATGCCGGTCTGGCTCAGCGTGTGCGTAACCACCTGCCCGCCCTTGAGCGGGTAGTCACCGTGCGCGGCCGACGGCGCCCCGACGCCACTACGTTTACTGAATTGCTCATTAAAGATGACGGCATTGAGCCCGAGCAATTTCGCCGCCCGGATGACGCAGTGCTGCTGCTCTACACATCTGGCACCGAATCTGAACCGAAGGGTGTCGTACATTCTCACAACACCTTGAGCTACGACAACGTCAGCATCATCGAACATTTCGAGCTACATAGTAGCGACGTTGTATTCGTGCCCTCCCCGATCGCTCATATTACCGGCGTGCTCTATGGCCTTCATCTGGCCAGCATGCTTGGCTCGACTGTGGTCTACCAGGACGTCTGGGAGCCGACGCGAGCACTGGAATTAGTTCAGGCCGAGCGGTGCAGCTTCGTCGTTGCCGCCACCCCGTTCTTGCACGGGCTCACCTACCACGAGCGGCTCAGCGAGTACGACGTGTCCTCTCTGAGGGTATTCGCATGTGGTGGGGCGGACGTTTCCCCTGACCTGATCAGGGCAGCGAATGAGCGGCTGGACTGCTACGCGTTGCGTGTCTACGGCTCCACCGAGGTGCCCACCCTCACCGCGGGGGCTTGTACCGACCCAATCGACAAGCGGGCGAACACCGACGGGCGACGGGTTGGAATTGCCGAAGTTGCCATCCTCGATGAGGACGGCAATCGCTGCGCACACGGCGAGGTCGGCCAGCTCTTCGCCCGAGGGCCGGAGGCGTTTCTTGGCTACTACGGCCGATCGGGAGCGATCAGTTTCACCGCGGACGGTTGGTTCGACACCGGCGATACCGCGCGCATCGACAACGATGGGTACGTGCAGATCGCAGGTCGCACAAAGGACATCATTTTGCGTGGTGGCGAGAATCTGAGCAGCAAGGAAATCGAGGACCTCCTCGTCGGTTATCCCGATGTCCTCGACGTCGCCGTGGTCGCTATGCCCGATCCGATTCTCGGCGAGCGGGCCTGCGCAGTGGTCGTGCCGCGCGCGGGAGCGATATTGCGGCTCGCTGATCTCACGAACTACCTCGACCGGCTCGGCACGGCCAAGCAGAAGTGGCCAGAACGGCTGGAGCTTGTCGATGAACTACCAAAGACCCCGACCGGCAAGGTCCAGAAGTTACGCCTCCGCGAACACGTCGCCGCTCGATTGGCTGAGGATCAGCAGCCGATCTCGTGACGTTCGCGCGAGGTCGGACCGCGCGACGGGCACGCCGGTGCCGGTCACGCGCCCTGGCCAACCAGCGCGACTGGTCATTCAGACCTTACGAAAGATCATCACCGAGCAGTTGCCGCCGGCGCCCAGAGCATGGGTCAGCCCGATGCGAGCTCTCTCGACCTGACGTGGACCGCAGCGCCCGCGCAACTGATTGACAATCTCGTAAACCTGTCCTAGACCGGATGCCCCCACCGGCTCCCCTTTCGACAACAACCCGCCAGAGACATTCACCGGTATTCGCCCCCCGAGGGCCGTTGCACCTTCCTCGACCAGCTTGCCGCCCTGCCCAGGAAGACATAATCCCAACTCTTCGGTGGAGATGATTTCGGTGCTGCTGTCAGTGTCTTGAAGCTCAACTACGTCGAGATCGTCCGGCCCGACCCCGGCACTGGCGTAGGCTGCGTCCGCAGTACGCCGGGTTACTGTCTCATGCCGGCGTTGCACGGTGGAGAAGGTCGGCATGTGTTCGCCGATCGCCTGATCCTGCGTTGCCGTTCGAATTGCCTGACCGGCCAACACGATATCTCCGCGGCGCGCTGGCCGGGCAACGAGGACCGCCGCGGCCGCGCCCTCATTCGGCGTGCACAGCATCAATAGCCGTAGGGGGTCCACTACGGGGCGGCTGGCGAGGACTTCCTCTATGCCGATCGGGTGCTGGTACATCGCCCGGTCGTTCCCGACGGAGTGCCGATGATTTTTCACCGCGACCAGAGCCAGCTGTCGCTCCGTAGTGCCGTACTCGTGGGCGTGGCGTTGCGCGTGAAGTGCGAACTGCGCGGGGTTGAGAGCGTGCCCGCTGCGCTGGCGCCACAGCGCAAAATAATCCATGTCCATCGCTCCGCGCGGCATCTTTTCGATCCCGACGACCAACATCGTGCGGTGCACGCCGGCACGCAAGGAATGCTGGGCAAGCTGAGTCACCGCGCCTCCCGACGAGCACGCAGTCTCGACATTAATTACCGGCAGCCCGGTCCGCCCGACGAGATCAACGATGCGTTGGCCCGCACCAGTCTTCGCATACATGTGGCCGCAGTACAACGCATCGATGTCTTCCCAACTCACCTCGGCGTCAGCTAGCGCTTCGGTGATCGCCTCGACTCCCAAGTCGATCGGGCTCTTGTCCGGGAAGCGACCGAACGGGTGCATACCCACCCCAGCTATCACAGTCTCGTCGGTCACGGTGGCCTCACTCAACTAGCGTGTGGGTATAGGACAGCAGCGGCTGCTCGGGGGCGCCGACATCTGCCAGCGCAATGCGCGCCCGCGCCCCGATGCGAAGCCGTTCGAGCGGGTCGGCGCTGAGAAGGGTAGCCACTCGAATGCCGGTGTCGAACTCGATGACTCCCAGGCCGTAGGGCACTGGGCCGAGATAGCCGGGCCCGCGGATGTGGGAAATCGTATAGCTGTAGATGGTTCCTACGGAGGGTAGCTGCACCACTTCCATGTGTGCCCCGCGACAGTAGGGGCACCGGGGCGCGGCGGGAAAGCACATCTGAGCGCAAGTCCGGCAGGTCGCGCCCAACAATGCGGGTGGATCGACGCTGAATATCCCTGCACCGACCAGGGGGACTTCGACATTCCAGTTAGATTCCACCGCCACACAATTGAGCCTAGTGTCGGTGAACCAATCAGCGGTGTCCCAATGCGGGGACGCCAATGTTGTCGCAGAACCGGGACATATCGACTGCCGGGTGTGTGTCTACCGTTGTTCGATGGTGAAAGATGACGTGGGGCTTCCGACGGCACAGGAGATCAGTGAGTTTCGGTCGCATGCCCGAAACTGGCTGCAGCAAGCCGAGATTCCACTGTTACCCGCGGAGTATGACGAGCGGCACCGCGTCCTCCGCGAGTGGCATCGCGCTCTCTACGAGGCTGGCTGGGTAGGTTTGCAGTGGCCCTCCGAATACGGGGGGCACGACTTGACGATTGCCCACCAGTTGGCTTTCACCGAAGAGCTCGCCCGAGCTGGCGCTCCGCAGCCAGTAGGATCGATCGGCCTGGAAGTAGTGGGTCCCACCCTTCTTCGTTACGGCACCCAAGGGCAACGCGAGCGGTTCGTCCAGCCGCTCCTCGCCGCTGAAGAGCTGTGGTGTCAAGGCTTTTCCGAGCCTGGCGCAGGTTCTGATCTGGCCTCGCTTCGCACCCGCGGGGTTATCGGCGACGACCAGATCATCGTCACCGGGCAGAAAGTATGGACCAGTTGGGCCACCTACGCGGACTTCTGCGCGGTCCTTGCCCGTACGGACCCAGAAGCGCCCAAGCACAAGGGGATCAGCTACCTGCTGGTTGACATGCGCTCACCCGGAATCACCGTGCGTCCGATTGTGCAACTTACTGGCGACGCGGAATTTTGTGAGGTGTTCTTCGACGAGGTGAGTGTTCCCCGCAGCAATGTGCTCGGAGAACTGCACGGCGGCTGGCCCTTGGTGATGAACACGCTAGGTCACGAACGCGCCGAATACGCAGTCCGGCGAAGACTTGAGAATCAGCTTTCATTCAACCAGATTCTGGGCGCGCTACGCTCCCACGGCCACCAGCACAGCGATGATGTCGCCGAGCAGATTGGTGCGGTGTACGCCCACCTCCGCGGTTTTGAATCTCTGTCGCGGCAGACCGTGAAACGCCTTCTGGCCGGAAATATTCCGTCACCTCTAGATTCAGTGGACAAATTGCACCTCGCTGATACTGAGCAGCATCTCTTCGGTGTCGCCCTCGATTTACTTGGCCCGCACCGAATGGCCCCGTCGTCGCGTCCATTGGGCCTCGACGCCGCCCAGGTTATTAAGAGCTACTTATATGGACGCGCCGCCTCGGTCTACGGCGGCACTGCGCAAATCCAACGGTCCATCGTTGGTGAACGCTTGTTGGGACTACCGAGGGAAGCTCGATGACTGTGTCCGAACCTCACTGGGCCGACGAAGACACGCCTGCGGAACTCGCCGCTGCCGCCGACGAAATGCTTGCCGAAATTTTGACCCGGACGAGCATACGCACGGAGATAGACGAGTACGGATTCAGTTGCGATGCATGGAAGGCCGCAGTGGAAGCCGGTTGGTTTCAGGTCGCCCTCACTGAGGATCATGACGGCCTAGGTCTCGGGCTGTCGGGGTTGGCCGGCATCGCCCAAGCCGTGGGCCGCCACCTACTACCAGGCCCGATTACAGACCATGCTGTGGTGCTGCCAATGCTTATACCCGACGCGTCGGAGCCGGCCCGCGAACGATTGAACACCGCAATCAACGGCGCTGCCATCACGGTCCTCGTCGATGGCGCCGCCGGTAGCGCTGATGGCTCCGCGCTCCCCCAGCTGCTCGACGGCCGACTCACCGGTGCAGTCGAGTTCGTTCGGTTTGGAACACATGCCGACGAGCTGTTGGTGGCTGCCGTGGGTGAACGGCAAGAGCCGACTGTGGCGCTGATATCCGCGTCAGCTGACGGCGTCACCGTTACCTCTCAACCCAGTTTCGACCCCATCATTCGCTACGCGACCGTCGGCCTCGACAATGTCGCGGTAGACCACGTTGTACTTGTTCCGGGCACTCAGACAGCTGTCAAGCTGGCTGAACTGCGGGCAGCGGTTCGGCTCTTCACCGCCGCCGAGACGGCCGGAGTGGCACGGCGGCTGCTGGATACATCGGTCGAATTCGCCTTAGAACGCCACCAATTCGGCAAACCGATCGGTTCGTTTCAGGCGATTAAACACCTCCTCGCCGACATGGCGGCCGCCACTTTAATGCTCGAGATCGCCAGCGCGGACGCGTTGCAACGTGCCGTTGATCATTCCCTACTCGAAAGCCTTTCTTGGCAGTCGAAAGCTCTGGCCGCCTGGGTAGGCCGGCAGGTCGGTGAAGGCGCACTACAGGTGCACGGTGGCGTCGCGTTCACCATCGAGCACGATGTACACCGTGGCTTCCAACACGCGCTGGCGCTCCAGGGCATCGATGGCGACGAACGCGAACTTGCCCGCAAGCTGGGCTGGGCGCTGTTGCGCGGGGAACTGGAGCCGTGGGCGTGACCCGTCGGGTCGATTTACGGGTTCCCGCCACCGAGTTCACTGAGTTCTAGAGTCGGGGTGTCTTCGAGCCGGGTTGAGACTGCGCCCTGGGTGACCGTCGTTTCTACAGGTGGTGTCGAGCCGTGGAAGAGCTGATCTTGCCGCCATTGTTGTGCAACACTTGGCCGTGACCACCGAGAAACCAGTCCTGGTTCTGTGGCATCCTGCGACAAGCTCCGGGCGCATCTGGCAGAACTTGGTTCCGCTGCTATCTGATTACCACGAAGTTCATACGCCGACGTTGCTTGGTCATCGCGGCGGACCAGCGGTGCAGCGGCGCCCCGCGACGTTTACCGACATCGTCGATGCTGCCGAAGAATACCTCGACAACCACGGCCTCGATCGAGCTCACCTCGCGGGAAACTCCGGCGGCGCAACAGTCGCAATCGAATTAGCCCGACGTGGGCGAGCGACCACCGTGTGCGCCCTATCGCCGGGCGGCCTCTGGGCGGACAACACCAGCTCGGCTGCACGACGAGTCAACAACCAAATTCAGTGGGGAATAAAGGTTCTCCGCATCCTGAATCCGGTTGCGCCTCTGTTGCTCAAGTCGGCGGCAGGGCGTCGGGCTGTCCTGCGCAACTTCGTCTGTCACGGTGAACGCCTGAGCCCATCCCATGCGCTGGAGTACTACTTCACCGATCCCATCGGTTGCACGATTATGAGCGATTTGGCGGCATCGACCGAAGTTGCACCACCACCCGAAACCCTGCCGTGCCCAATCACTCTGGCGTGGTCCGAGGTTGATCGCATGGTCCCCGCCGAGCCCTACGGCAGGATGGCGCGCGACCTATTGCCCGGCGCCTCCTGGATGGTCCTTCCCAGCGTCGGACACAATCCCATGATCGACGACCCCGACCTCGTAGCAAGGACGATCCTGGCTGTAACCGGCGCTGTCGTCTAGACGGTGGTTTCGGACCAGGCACTTCCTCCCGGGGCGGTTGTCGAACGATTCGATGTGGCCCCAGCTCAACGACGTCCCGGCCGGGGTGCAGACAAGCCGACGTTGTTTTCGCAGAAACTGTTGTAGCGCTTGGGAAATCATCTCCGGTATATCTGCCGCAGTACTCGATCCGTGATTACCGAAGCGATGAGACCCAAGTCGAACATTGGAGTCTGCACGTTGCCGCAAGCTCACATATTCTCTGCACTGCCCAAATTCCTCAGCCACTATTAGCTTTGCTGGACGCAGCCGCACCCAGCTTGAACAACCGCTCCGCGTTGCCACCCACG
The nucleotide sequence above comes from Mycobacterium vicinigordonae. Encoded proteins:
- a CDS encoding thiolase family protein; this translates as MTDETVIAGVGMHPFGRFPDKSPIDLGVEAITEALADAEVSWEDIDALYCGHMYAKTGAGQRIVDLVGRTGLPVINVETACSSGGAVTQLAQHSLRAGVHRTMLVVGIEKMPRGAMDMDYFALWRQRSGHALNPAQFALHAQRHAHEYGTTERQLALVAVKNHRHSVGNDRAMYQHPIGIEEVLASRPVVDPLRLLMLCTPNEGAAAAVLVARPARRGDIVLAGQAIRTATQDQAIGEHMPTFSTVQRRHETVTRRTADAAYASAGVGPDDLDVVELQDTDSSTEIISTEELGLCLPGQGGKLVEEGATALGGRIPVNVSGGLLSKGEPVGASGLGQVYEIVNQLRGRCGPRQVERARIGLTHALGAGGNCSVMIFRKV
- a CDS encoding alpha/beta fold hydrolase; this encodes MTTEKPVLVLWHPATSSGRIWQNLVPLLSDYHEVHTPTLLGHRGGPAVQRRPATFTDIVDAAEEYLDNHGLDRAHLAGNSGGATVAIELARRGRATTVCALSPGGLWADNTSSAARRVNNQIQWGIKVLRILNPVAPLLLKSAAGRRAVLRNFVCHGERLSPSHALEYYFTDPIGCTIMSDLAASTEVAPPPETLPCPITLAWSEVDRMVPAEPYGRMARDLLPGASWMVLPSVGHNPMIDDPDLVARTILAVTGAVV
- a CDS encoding alpha/beta fold hydrolase, whose protein sequence is MFRPDEAEGPLPTVVAAGGWCYVREIVLPYVARIAANNHIQFLSFDYAGFGESGGRRRQHLDPWQQISAYRNAITYVETRDDVDPHRIGVLGISYSGGHVLILAAIDPRIKAIVSIVPVIDGYMNMKRIHGELRFREYEKAVLDDRRNRLTAEGGIWPMTTMVPHEELSVWPIPRTGEVFRKLKETEAPRHEHWQTIESAELLLNYNVTPFLPRILDTKVMMVVAEGDNLTMWDVEIDAFNKVASPHKRLEILPAVSHMSIYSERGDTNVVSQLSAEWFSTHLAST
- a CDS encoding AMP-binding protein — protein: MVDGDVRLSYRELIERVDRAAAGLRRLRVGHGEVVSFQLPNWWEALVLHFAIIRIGAISNPLIPILRDRELQFMLGAARTKVLVVPGTFRGYDHAGLAQRVRNHLPALERVVTVRGRRRPDATTFTELLIKDDGIEPEQFRRPDDAVLLLYTSGTESEPKGVVHSHNTLSYDNVSIIEHFELHSSDVVFVPSPIAHITGVLYGLHLASMLGSTVVYQDVWEPTRALELVQAERCSFVVAATPFLHGLTYHERLSEYDVSSLRVFACGGADVSPDLIRAANERLDCYALRVYGSTEVPTLTAGACTDPIDKRANTDGRRVGIAEVAILDEDGNRCAHGEVGQLFARGPEAFLGYYGRSGAISFTADGWFDTGDTARIDNDGYVQIAGRTKDIILRGGENLSSKEIEDLLVGYPDVLDVAVVAMPDPILGERACAVVVPRAGAILRLADLTNYLDRLGTAKQKWPERLELVDELPKTPTGKVQKLRLREHVAARLAEDQQPIS
- a CDS encoding Zn-ribbon domain-containing OB-fold protein yields the protein MAVESNWNVEVPLVGAGIFSVDPPALLGATCRTCAQMCFPAAPRCPYCRGAHMEVVQLPSVGTIYSYTISHIRGPGYLGPVPYGLGVIEFDTGIRVATLLSADPLERLRIGARARIALADVGAPEQPLLSYTHTLVE
- a CDS encoding acyl-CoA dehydrogenase family protein — encoded protein: MVKDDVGLPTAQEISEFRSHARNWLQQAEIPLLPAEYDERHRVLREWHRALYEAGWVGLQWPSEYGGHDLTIAHQLAFTEELARAGAPQPVGSIGLEVVGPTLLRYGTQGQRERFVQPLLAAEELWCQGFSEPGAGSDLASLRTRGVIGDDQIIVTGQKVWTSWATYADFCAVLARTDPEAPKHKGISYLLVDMRSPGITVRPIVQLTGDAEFCEVFFDEVSVPRSNVLGELHGGWPLVMNTLGHERAEYAVRRRLENQLSFNQILGALRSHGHQHSDDVAEQIGAVYAHLRGFESLSRQTVKRLLAGNIPSPLDSVDKLHLADTEQHLFGVALDLLGPHRMAPSSRPLGLDAAQVIKSYLYGRAASVYGGTAQIQRSIVGERLLGLPREAR
- a CDS encoding acyl-CoA dehydrogenase family protein — its product is MTVSEPHWADEDTPAELAAAADEMLAEILTRTSIRTEIDEYGFSCDAWKAAVEAGWFQVALTEDHDGLGLGLSGLAGIAQAVGRHLLPGPITDHAVVLPMLIPDASEPARERLNTAINGAAITVLVDGAAGSADGSALPQLLDGRLTGAVEFVRFGTHADELLVAAVGERQEPTVALISASADGVTVTSQPSFDPIIRYATVGLDNVAVDHVVLVPGTQTAVKLAELRAAVRLFTAAETAGVARRLLDTSVEFALERHQFGKPIGSFQAIKHLLADMAAATLMLEIASADALQRAVDHSLLESLSWQSKALAAWVGRQVGEGALQVHGGVAFTIEHDVHRGFQHALALQGIDGDERELARKLGWALLRGELEPWA